The window GCATGGGCAGGTCGCGGTGGCTCCGCGTCCACTCGGCCATGAAGGGTGCGATGATCGACTCGCTTGTCGGGCGCACCGCGAGACGCTCCTCGAGTTCGGTGTGCCCGCCCTGGGTGACCCAGGCGACCTCGGGGTCGAAGCCTTCGACGATGTCTTTTTCGCGCTCGAGGTAGCTCTCGGGGATGAAAATCGGGAAGTAGGCGTTCGTGACGCCGGTCTCCTTGAACCAGCCGTCGAGGGCATCCTGGATCGATTCCCAAAGCGCGTAGCCGCGGGGTTTCGTGACGATGAAGCCGCCCATGGGTGCGTAGTCTGCCAGTCCGGCCTTCTTAACGACCTCGGCGTACCACTCGCCGGGTCGATGCGATTTGGACTCGGTGATGCCGAGTTCCTGTGATTCCTCGCTCATACGTCGATAGTCTGCCAGCGCACTCTTAAACGATGCGAAGGTGTGTGAGCGTTACTCCCCCCGAGTGTGCTGCTTCAACACGTTGAAGGCGCGTATGGTGTGCGTAGCACCAACTGAAACGAGCTACACACCGATCGAAGCCTCATCTTGCGATCGGAAGTGCAGTGACGTTCAGTGGCTATTTTTGACTCGGTCGACACGAGGCCACAACTGATTGGCTCGCCGATAGCCCAGTATCGACCGGTTATTCGTACACCCCTGTTATCGTTATTTCAGCATCATATTTAGTCACACGGTACTGTCTAGTTCTTCACCTCCTCGACGGGAGTTCGTTCGTTTAGTGCCTGGTTCGATCGATCGTGGTTATAATGGTGTCTGAAGCGTCTCAGCCAGCGGCGTGCACTGGCTGGACTGCCCCGCCAGAACGAGTGAAAGCGGTCGATCCGCATCGACACGGTCTGAAACCACTTTTCGATGTGGTTTCGCTCGCTGTAGTCGAGCTGACCGCTCAATTTCCGACGAGCAAGGGCAGTCAGATAGCACCCAGCATCCACGAGAAACGCTGTGTCGTTGAGTTCGTGTTTCTCCTCCAATCGGTGGAGAAAGGCCGCTGCGGGGTCGGTGCCGCGACGGCTGAACACGTCGATTTTGAGCAGCAGCTTCGATTCTGTGTCGATTGCGGCGTACAGCCACTTTTTCTCGCCGTCGATCTCGATCTGTTTTTCGTCGACCGCGACCTCTACGTATTCGAACGCGAGGGGAACCTCCTGGCGGGGATCAACAACGGGGACGGGCCGCTCGAGACGACTGTGGACACTACCTGGGCTGATCAGACGCTCACCGATTTCACCGATCACGGTGACGACGTCGAGGTTGCGGACGACGGGACGGTGACGCTCGAGGTACCGGCCAAAGGCTGGGTGATGTACGCCCCAATGTAGCTCGAGACGGAAGACAGTACTTCAAAAAGTATAGAATGGATGTGGTCGCCGAATTGGATTGCTTCCAGCGGCTCGAGCGACTCTCGCTGAGGCGTTTCAATCGTATTCGGCGGCAAACACTAATCAGAGACGCCGGTCACGGTCACGCCGGCGTGAACGTGAACGGGAACCCCGTTGGTTCCGGTTCTCCGGCTTTTATGCGAGTTGGTCAAAAACACGTAAGGACGCACATGACCACCATGCACGCGATCGAAGTCGGTGCCTACGGCGACAGCGACGAACTCGAGTCGGTCGAGCAACCGGTTCCCGAGACGGAGGCGGGCGAGGTTCGTATCGCCGTCGAGGCGGCGGGTATCAACTTCGCGGACATCATGCAGCGGCGCGGTCTGTACCCCGGGGGGCCGGAACCTGCCTACGTGCCGGGGATGGAAGTCGCCGGAACGATCGATGCCACCGGCGAGGGCGTCGGCCTGAGCGAGGGTGACCGGGTCGTCGCCATGTGCAACGGCGGGGGCTACGCCGAGTTCGTGACAGTCGACGCACGGATGATACTCCCCGTTCCGGATGGGATGAGTTTCGTCGATGCCGCCGGATTCCCCGTCCAGTTTCTCACGGCTCACTCCTGTCTGTTCGCCTGGGGTGGGCTCGAGGCGGGGGAGTCGGTGCTCATCCAGTCCGCCGCGGGCGGCGTCGGCACGGCCGCCGTCCAGCTGGCCTCCCGAGCCGGGGCGACGGTGTTCGGTACCGCCAGCAGCGACGAGAAACTCGAGCTGGCGGCCGACCTCGGATGCAACCATCCGATCAACTACACCGAGACCGATTTCCGCGAGGTCGTTCGAGCGGAGACCGACGACGGCGTCGACCTCGTCCTCGAGAGCGTCGGCGACGACGTCTTCGACAGGAGCCTCGACGCCCTGGCTCATTTCGGTCGGCTGGTTACCTATGGCGTCGCGAGCGGGGTTCCAGCGACGGCCCAGAACCAGCGGCTCCTGTTCGAGAACAAGTCCGTTATCGGGTTCCACCTGGGGCAGGCGTCCCGTCGCGACCCCGAGCGGATCATGCAGGCCATTCCGGAGCTGACAGAGGGGCTCGCGTCGGGCGACCTCGAGGTTGTCGTCGGCGAGACGTTCCCGCTCGAGGACGTCGCCGAGGCCCACCAGTTCATCGAGGATCGAGAGAGTATGGGGAAGGTCGTACTCGTTCCCTGAGTGCCAGTGCCAGTGACAGTCGTCCGTCTCTTCGGATGTCCCTTCGAGAACGCACGTGTGAGTCAGTATAATCGAGTTTACGCCGATCCGTCGAACGAGACGCCGCGCTCGAGACCGTGATCCACGAAGTCCGCTTCGTCGAGCGGCCGACCGCCCTCGAACCGGAACGTTCCCGCGACGGTGTCGCCCTCGAGGACGGCTGGCAGCCACAGGCGGTCGTCCTCCCACATTCGATCGTAGGGAACGGCGTCGACCGACACCCACTCGGGTCTGGCTTCGGGTGTCGCCGTCGGCTGTCCTTCGTATTCGGTGGTACGGAACACGTGGCAGACGGTGTGCACGTCGCCATCCAGCAAGAATGTGAGTTCGCCCGCTTTTTCCGTCTCGTTGGGATCGATCGCGAGGCTCACCTCCTCGTGAACCTCCCGCACCGCACACTCGAGTGGTGTTTCGCCGTCCTCGAGTTTACCGCCGGGGCCGTTGTACCACCCCTCGCCGAGTCCGCGTCGTTTTTCGATCAACAACACGTCGCTTCCGTCCAGGATAAAACAGAGCGTCGCCTCGATCATACGCGTGTGTTCGCGTGTGACGGGAAAACTGCTGGTGATTTTCGATCGGTTCGTTTGGGGTGGCTACCGATCGGCCGCGACCGCCCGGACGGCGGCGACGAGTACCACGAGGCTACAGAGGATCATCGCCCCCTGTGCCCCGACGGCGACGGGTGCGTCGACGGTGTCCCCGGTCAGCAACTCGAGCAGGTCGGGGATGCCACGCGTGCTACCGGCGATGCCGAGCACCGACAGGCCGGCCAGCCCGTAGACGGCGAGGGCGGCGTGCTCCGTTCGACTGCCGGCGAGACCCAGACCCACGAAGAGAACGCCGAATATCGCCGGAATGAGGGCGGTTACGCTCGCGAAGTCTGTCACCACATACGCTGCGATGCCGATGACAATCAGGAGCGCACCGATAACCGTTCCGACCGTGAGCGCCTGGTTCGTTGCTGTTGCCATACCGGCCGTTCCGTGAGAGTTACCAAAAAGGTGCCTGGTACGCGTCTCGATAGATAGCTCGGTTCTCCAGCTGCCTCGCTCACGCCTCTGGGTCGACCCCTGCGTCCGTCGACTTCCGGTCTAACAACCGGTCGAGACCGAGCGCGAGCGCAACCGAGAGGCCAGCACCGACGAACGCGAAACTGGCGATGACGACGAAGAACGTCGAAAGGGCGAACTCCTCGAGCACGAAGCCAGCAATCGCGATGCTCGCCGCTCCGAACCCGAACTCGCCGAGGTAGGTGTAACCGTACGAGAGGCCGCGACTATCGGCGGGGGTGTAGACGGCTACCGCGTTCTGGTAGAACGGCTGGATCGCAAAGAGGAAAAAGCCGAGGACGCCACTGAGGACGATCAGCGCGCCCAGTCCCAGGTTTACGACGGGGATGAACGCCAGTGCGAG of the Natronosalvus vescus genome contains:
- a CDS encoding quinone oxidoreductase family protein, whose translation is MHAIEVGAYGDSDELESVEQPVPETEAGEVRIAVEAAGINFADIMQRRGLYPGGPEPAYVPGMEVAGTIDATGEGVGLSEGDRVVAMCNGGGYAEFVTVDARMILPVPDGMSFVDAAGFPVQFLTAHSCLFAWGGLEAGESVLIQSAAGGVGTAAVQLASRAGATVFGTASSDEKLELAADLGCNHPINYTETDFREVVRAETDDGVDLVLESVGDDVFDRSLDALAHFGRLVTYGVASGVPATAQNQRLLFENKSVIGFHLGQASRRDPERIMQAIPELTEGLASGDLEVVVGETFPLEDVAEAHQFIEDRESMGKVVLVP
- a CDS encoding 8-oxo-dGTP diphosphatase is translated as MIEATLCFILDGSDVLLIEKRRGLGEGWYNGPGGKLEDGETPLECAVREVHEEVSLAIDPNETEKAGELTFLLDGDVHTVCHVFRTTEYEGQPTATPEARPEWVSVDAVPYDRMWEDDRLWLPAVLEGDTVAGTFRFEGGRPLDEADFVDHGLERGVSFDGSA
- a CDS encoding alpha-amylase domain-containing protein — encoded protein: MDTTWADQTLTDFTDHGDDVEVADDGTVTLEVPAKGWVMYAPM